A single genomic interval of Eleutherodactylus coqui strain aEleCoq1 chromosome 3, aEleCoq1.hap1, whole genome shotgun sequence harbors:
- the LOC136620544 gene encoding gastrula zinc finger protein XlCGF57.1-like isoform X1, with translation MYQEGFPQQQVMSARGPGDTQISLNSRPQLYAQLGHSGSMTLSQGSRAGAAGKWRSPKVFARGSGVAVSLQYSRWPKLQTKAPEPSSPCPGSGVEMADLPRMVSGVLPIVEWHRSSLQRLWGAGGGAMPHVCRLEITPRLCTSLGRCGPVAVSQGSVSGRHSWMGAYRDPLLLKKSWEVMYPGPHGAAVFRASTDPPRAESSNVTMSGLDKSISVSVNGEDWSRGHHRHLVSLNEVEDNTTQPNSIPLTDGTSDRKPSSLIGKQITGRRRGKKRPCCSDFKKKSNLSWHRRTDKDEKQISCSECGKCFNHRSSLTYHLKTHTGEKPFSCSECGKCFQQKGNLEAHLVIHTGEKPFSCPECGKCFNNKSTLASHLKIHTDEKPFSYAECGKCFSRKSELVKHQRFHTGEKAFSCAECGKCFHLKGNLEDHLKIHTGEKPFSCPECEKCFHLKGNLKSHLKIHTGEKPFSCPECGKCFNHKSTLTSHLKIHTGEKPFSCPECGKCFYNKATLASHLKTHTGEKPFSCPECGKCFSEKSTLARHQRTHTGEVISMS, from the exons ATGTATCAGGAAGGGTTCCCCCAGCAGCAGGTAATGAGTGCCAGGGGGCCAGGCGACACGCAGATCAGCCTGAACtctaggccacagctttatgcaCAGCTAGGCCACAGTGGATCAATGACCTTGTCGCAGGGGTCCAGGGCGGGAGCAGCGGGCAAGTGGAGGTCACCGAAGGTCTTTGCCAGAGGTAGTGGAGTGGCCGTGTCCCTGCAATATTCACGGTGGCCGAAACTTCAGACCAAGGCTCCGGAACCATCCAGCCCATGCCCGGGGAGCGGTGTGGAGATGGCGGATTTGCCCAGAATGGTAAGCGGGGTCCTCCCAATTGTAGAGTGGCACCGCAGTTCTCTTCAACGTCTTtggggtgctggggggggggctatgcCACATGTGTGTCGACTGGAAATTACGCCACGGCTTTGCACTTCGCTAGGCCGCTGCGGGCCAGTGGCTGTGTCGCAGGGTTCCGTATCAGGGCGCCACAGTTGGATGGGGGCTTACCGGGATCCCCTGCTGCTGAAGAAGTCTTGGGAAGTGATGTATCCTGGGCCTCACGGCGCTGCTGTTTTCCGTGCCTCCACGGATCCTCCAAGGGCG GAAAGTTCTAACGTAACAATGAGTGGACTCGATAAATCCATATCGGTGTCGGTTAATG GTGAAGACTGGAGTAGAGGCCACCATCGACACCTCGTATCTCTAAATGAAGTAGAAGATAATACCACACAACCTAATTCAATACCCCTTACTGATGGCACTAGTGACAGGAAACCTTCTTCACTGATTGGCAAACAAATCACTGGCCGTAGACGGGGGAAAAAACGTCCGTGTTGCTcagattttaaaaagaaatcaaatCTTTCTTGGCACCGGAGAACTGACAAAGATGAAAAGCaaatttcatgttcagaatgtgggaaatgttttaatcataGAAGCAGTCTTACGTATCATTtaaaaactcacacaggggagaagccattttcatgttcagaatgtgggaaatgttttcagcAGAAAGGAAATCTTGAGGCTCATTTagtaattcacacaggagagaagccattttcatgtcctgaatgtgggaaatgttttaataataAAAGCACTCTTGCAAGTCATTTAAAAATTCACACAgatgagaaaccattttcatatgcagaatgtgggaaatgttttagtagGAAATCAGAATTAGTTAAACATCAGagatttcacacaggagagaaggcattttcatgtgcagaatgtgggaaatgttttcatcTGAAAGGAAATCTTGAGGATCAtttaaaaattcacacaggagagaagccattttcatgtcctgaatgtgagaaatgttttcatCTGAAAGGAAATCTTAAGTCTCAtttaaaaattcacacaggagagaagccattttcatgtcctgaatgtgggaaatgttttaatcataAAAGCACTCTTACAAGTCAtttaaaaattcacacaggggagaagccattttcatgtcctgaatgtgggaaatgtttttataATAAAGCCACTCTTGCAAGTCATTtaaaaactcacacaggggagaagccattttcatgtcctgaatgtgggaaatgttttagtgaGAAATCAACTCTTGctcgacatcagagaactcacacaggggaggtCATATCCATGTCCTGA
- the LOC136620544 gene encoding gastrula zinc finger protein XlCGF57.1-like isoform X2, with protein MVLSINDPPRMEKDRDHMAAQILDLTLEIIYWITGEDYTVVKKLSGECVTPRVSGGGSRTQSPITEPSPHSLIHEQKILELTHRITELLTGEVPIRCQDVAVYFSMEEWDYLEGHNDLYKDVMMEDHQPLPSPDGSSQRNPPERCHSPLYSQDCPEEEEHVPLYHQESSNVTMSGLDKSISVSVNGEDWSRGHHRHLVSLNEVEDNTTQPNSIPLTDGTSDRKPSSLIGKQITGRRRGKKRPCCSDFKKKSNLSWHRRTDKDEKQISCSECGKCFNHRSSLTYHLKTHTGEKPFSCSECGKCFQQKGNLEAHLVIHTGEKPFSCPECGKCFNNKSTLASHLKIHTDEKPFSYAECGKCFSRKSELVKHQRFHTGEKAFSCAECGKCFHLKGNLEDHLKIHTGEKPFSCPECEKCFHLKGNLKSHLKIHTGEKPFSCPECGKCFNHKSTLTSHLKIHTGEKPFSCPECGKCFYNKATLASHLKTHTGEKPFSCPECGKCFSEKSTLARHQRTHTGEVISMS; from the exons ATGGTCCTTTCCATcaatgacccaccaaggatggagaaggacagagaccacatggctgcccagatattagacctcaccctggagatcatctactggataactggggag gattacacggtagtgaagaagttGTCTGGTGAGTGTGTGACCCCCCGTGTGTCAGGAGGAGGCAGCCGGACCCAAAGCCCCATCACCGAGCCTTCACCCcattcactgatacatgagcagaagatcctcgaacttacccacaggatcactgagctgttgaccggagag gttcctataaggtgtcaggatgttgctgtctatttctccatggaggagtgggactatttagaaggacacaatgatctgtacaaggacgtcatgatggaggatcatCAGCCCCTCCCATCACCGG atggatccagtcagAGAAATCCTCCAGAGAGATGTCACAGTCCTCTATATTCCCAGGATTgtccagaggaagaggaacatgTCCCACTTTATCATCAG GAAAGTTCTAACGTAACAATGAGTGGACTCGATAAATCCATATCGGTGTCGGTTAATG GTGAAGACTGGAGTAGAGGCCACCATCGACACCTCGTATCTCTAAATGAAGTAGAAGATAATACCACACAACCTAATTCAATACCCCTTACTGATGGCACTAGTGACAGGAAACCTTCTTCACTGATTGGCAAACAAATCACTGGCCGTAGACGGGGGAAAAAACGTCCGTGTTGCTcagattttaaaaagaaatcaaatCTTTCTTGGCACCGGAGAACTGACAAAGATGAAAAGCaaatttcatgttcagaatgtgggaaatgttttaatcataGAAGCAGTCTTACGTATCATTtaaaaactcacacaggggagaagccattttcatgttcagaatgtgggaaatgttttcagcAGAAAGGAAATCTTGAGGCTCATTTagtaattcacacaggagagaagccattttcatgtcctgaatgtgggaaatgttttaataataAAAGCACTCTTGCAAGTCATTTAAAAATTCACACAgatgagaaaccattttcatatgcagaatgtgggaaatgttttagtagGAAATCAGAATTAGTTAAACATCAGagatttcacacaggagagaaggcattttcatgtgcagaatgtgggaaatgttttcatcTGAAAGGAAATCTTGAGGATCAtttaaaaattcacacaggagagaagccattttcatgtcctgaatgtgagaaatgttttcatCTGAAAGGAAATCTTAAGTCTCAtttaaaaattcacacaggagagaagccattttcatgtcctgaatgtgggaaatgttttaatcataAAAGCACTCTTACAAGTCAtttaaaaattcacacaggggagaagccattttcatgtcctgaatgtgggaaatgtttttataATAAAGCCACTCTTGCAAGTCATTtaaaaactcacacaggggagaagccattttcatgtcctgaatgtgggaaatgttttagtgaGAAATCAACTCTTGctcgacatcagagaactcacacaggggaggtCATATCCATGTCCTGA